The following DNA comes from Ricinus communis isolate WT05 ecotype wild-type chromosome 10, ASM1957865v1, whole genome shotgun sequence.
attattaatatatgaataataacaagttaaattattataattccCATGCAatgcatatgaaaaaattagtaataataaaaactctttaaaataaaattttatttacaaaaatatcttaaaatataatttgatttataaaaatacttgatttggatttttcatataaagatatatatgTTGGAtatattttgaagaaaaagtaTCTTAATGTACTTTTAACAGATAATGAATCTAAAACATATTAATctttatgaaatattattacattttgtttgattttgtgataataatgatgactaaataaataaataaatctaaaagatatttttttttatttaatttagaaatgtATTGAAAATATCATATCTAAAAAATGCAATAAATTGCtctaagataaaaatattaagtatatattgaagataaaaatatatgtttggTATGCTTTTGACATAAActaaataaagattattttaatgtttaattatatttatatttaaatagtaattatatgaaatatcaatttatttcaatattaaaatttaaatgaataatttaatcaatgcTTTATAATATTTGCAAGTATACATTAGGTATTTGTAAAGTATCTAAAAGACGACAAAGAGAAATAATATGAAGGATggatatttttgaaaataataaaaaatatttgaaaaaattagaaatagaaatactttaataattatttaaaaaaaataggtaAATGGTGAAATTGATAGGTTGTATTAGTATATTAgacactttttttttcttgtttacttGGGCAAGCCCCAAATGTTTGGGCCAAAAGGCcactttttctcattttatgtTTAAGAAATTGGGCCTCTTGGTCAAATGAACTTTTtattaagtaaatattttgttaagcTACGTAACAATGGGTTTAGATGGCACATTGATAATAATATCCATTGTAAACTATAATATAAATGGATGttgtgaaattttttatttttattattgttgtttacgagtaaaagtaatttgatattttgtaGTTATGAGTTAAAATTTGTAGATATACTGTGCATTCTTTGAATATAatagtataatatattattggattaaaTTGCAATTAATTGGATTGTTAATCTATATGTCTTGGCGGGAAATATCAGTTAGCTGAGtctctaataaattttatttttaatacaaaattttaatttaatttattttaataatttaattttaaattatttattttaccaataaaaattatcaataatttttttttattatgtgtcaactttttatttataaaatgactaaattgaaataaaattaaaattaggtaactgaaataaaataaattaaaattttataactaaaataaaaaataactatttatattattgtcaTTTAGTTACGACGTGctaattgttattatatgAGTTAATAAGCTTTTCATCAGCTGATCCTGCCTTGATAATCAACAACATCAACCCTTCATATAAATGCATTTTTCTCTTCCATTTGTATGCTTCTTGCATTTTCAGAAAGGCTACTTGTTCAGAGAAAACATAAGAGGCTATTAATAATCTAAGTTTGGTATAAAGATGGCTATTTAATGTGGCATTAGATtgtgagaaaaaaagaagaagcattaaatattcttttattacattTATTGAAAGAAACGGGTTATAcaattagaaataattttttatatatttattataaaaataataatttttttagatttaattcaAATCACGACGGTAATATCTTATTTCTGAATgagtttctttaatttttttaggttTATGCTCTACTCCGAGTAAAAATTTATCCGATTTTTATTTGCACATGTAAAGCAAATGCTCAAATATcgcatttttttattacaactttttttttatttaatttatttcacgCCTTCTACCAAATATTTgacatattcattattatattattcgaTTTAGTATGATTAGCAGTCTAACTTCATAATTATTTCAACTTTATAAACAATTGAATTTAAAGCATCCATAAATATAActcttaaaaataagaaaataaaaagaataaaattaaattgaatacaaataatatataatgatttatttttatgttttaatgaACTTTTGAAAATCATGTACTAATAAAATCATGTACTCTAATTTTTTCGTATAACATATGGAACTCTCTTAATCTTTCAGtgtttactttatttttgtacTCACAACCatattagataaataattttaagttaaaagaattcttataaattattaaggGAACATTtccttaattttctaaaaccCGAACATCATGACATCATCGTATCGTATCTAGGATCTAAACCGGACCAAACACGGACCGACCTTTCTCTATAGAATACGAGGTTTTCCTttccatttaaaaaaaaaaaaaaaaaagtcttcgaaagaagaagaagatttcaAGTCCAAAAGTCCCcatctctctcctcctttcgcttcaataaaataaaagaaaagatatattttcttccctttcaaaacccataaataaaatctcataaattaaattattctcTTTCACGAAACCCATATCATTTTCTCTCTGTTTAACACTCTCTCtgtatattttgttaaattgtatctattaTAGCTCCATTATTTGCAATTACAATGCTTTGTTAAAAGATCACCTTTTCTTGTGTTTCTTTCATATGGACTATGAACTTTCTGAAAGTAGCGGTATGcgtttttttcttcttttatttagttattgtTGTTATTCCTTTTTGTATAGCCACAAAGTTTGTTTCTTGGATTTCTTGAATTGTTTCTGATGGTGAATAAATCGTTTTCAGGGTTCTTGTTTTCTTGGAGTGGAATTAAATGGGCATTTCTGTTCTTATGGGGTGGGTGATTGGACTAGGATTCCTTGTTTTTGGTTTTTCAATAGGTATTAGGGTCTTGGGTTTGAAGGGTCATATGtatattgttatatttaaaCATAACTAGCATTAGGGCTTGTTCTGgctttgttttcattttctgtttttcaACTTCCATTTGTGTTGCAATTTGGGGTTTAGCTTCTTTGCAGTTGGGTAATATTAGTCCTTGTgcaatttgaattttgaattgcTATTCTTTTTCTGTGCACATAGATTATGTTTTattaaagaggaaaagaaagggTTATTAGACTTGTTAATTGgatgttatttttctatttctccTTTTAATTTCATGGATGTTAATTTAGTTGTTCTCTTCTTGCATGTCATAAAGTTTTGTCATAGTTTGATTTTAAACCTGTTAATATTGGAGTAGCTTATGCAAATGAATTGCCGTCAATTCAAATTTTACTAGGCGATTATGCTGCCAGTATTTGTAGTATATGGTTGAAGTTGTCCAAAAAATGAGGAATATAGAGGAACTGTCGTTACAGAGTACATGACAGCAATACATCTGGGAGGATTTTAGATTCGTATAAGAACAATGTATGCGTTGGGGGAACTCGATTTCAAAGTTAAAAGTTTTGAATAGTTGAGGtcaaaaacaattgaaagtAGAGCTTCAACTGTATGATTTTGCTTATAGATTTGGAAGTAAAAGTTTCAAATCTGTAATCTTAGCTTTTGTTTAATTGTGATATAAACTCCtttattcatataattattaattcattattcaatttttcaagaaaggaaaaacttcctaatgaaagaaagatgTTATGTTACAGGGACACCCATTAAGGTGTTATTCCAGCAAGTCCCTCACCAATTTATACCCTTGTAGGCATGGCTTCTAGTTTTTTCCGCATTGTGCATATAATTCTTAACTGGAGAAGCTACCTCTGTTGTGTCTTTCTGTAAAGCTCTTCCATAGACccatattcaaattttttgaaatgctCATATGTAATTTTGTACATAATAATGGGTGTGTTTTTAGTGTTTCAGAAACttcattcaattttatacTAGTCTTGAAGATAGTCTGAACATTTGAAGGTCAAGTAAAAAAGAGACCCATTTTGGTATATTCAAACAGCTTAGTGACATGGAAAACCTTGTTTTTCATTAACATGGCCCCATTCGGTGATGTTATCCCCTAAAACTGCAGGAACTGATGATGATTTACCTCCATCACATCAACACTCAATTGCAAAGGGAGAAAGACTTTTAGGGAACGGAATATCTGCTTTAAGTTCCACATACTCTAGAATGCGTATTGACATGGAGTCTCATATTCATCAACTTGAGCAAGAAGCTTACAGTGCTGTACTTCGTGCTTTTAAGGCTCAATCTGATGCCATTTCCTGGGTATTTGATCTCTCTACTTTTTGCATCTCTGTATTCTCAAATTGCATGTtttctataatattaaattgccATTTCTTCAGGAGAAGGAGTTTTTAATAACAGAGCTTAGGAAAGAGCTCAGAGTATCAGATGATCAACACAGAGAGCTTCTGACTAGGGTTAATGGGGATGAGATCATCAGAAGGATCAGGTGTGATACATCTTATAACAACTGAAATTTGAGAATCagttattattttacaatGGCTTATGTGCTAGTGACGCTACTAGGGAATGGAGACAGGCAGGTGGACCCCAAGCTCCCAGGTCTAGTGCACCACAACCAGTTCACGATGTTGCAATGAGTCCTAGTGTTTCAGGCTCCCGGAAAAGACAAAAGACATCCCAAGTGGTAGGTGTTTAGCATTTATATGGTGACCATCGGCTTTGTATTTTCTGTCAGTATGTCCATCTGTATCTTGTCTAggattatttatatttttatttgtttggtgTTACTGgctctattttctttatccatagctctttttatataaatgtgGAGCTGCAAATCAAAGAGCTATGAAAGCCTAGTTCAACACATTGATTGATGTTAGGAGGAGTGTAAAAATGAATGCAGCTTGACCTCcattttgattttccttttgttcCACTTCTTTAGCAGGGTCAACCCGTGCCTGGTTTATCCTCTATGAAGTACATGCAGTACCCTTCTACAGGTCCTGCTGGAAATCACCATTATGTTAGCCGTATTTATCCTGGCACCCTTGCAGCAACTGAACCTGCTGAGGCTACAATTTCCAATCCATTAATAGGAAGGAAAGTATGGACAAGATGGCCTGAGGACAACAGCTTTTATGAGGCTGAAATTATTGATTACAACCCTACTGAGGTATGTCTAAggattcacaaatatatatgttgatagtttttttttacataataTGGAGAGGTAGGATTATATCATGGTGATCGTTATGGAAGAGATTGTCTTTATGTTTTGAGGGATTCGTGagacaaaatgaaaaaagatgaaatagaagaataatagAGTGAAGAGGAAAACAAAGTGAGGGGGTTATCAAGCAATTTTCAGAACTTTGTTGGTGTTTCTATTTGGCAGGATAAATATGAACTCGTGACAATTTTAAGGCTCTATTTGCTATTAAAATTGCAActtcatatttacaaattagaaaacaagggATGATTTGTAACACAGTTGAAGATGGATTCTTGGAGGATTATAGGGGGttatattaatttcagttGTAGTCACTTGATATATTACTTTACAGGGCCTACATGCTCTAGTCTATGATAAAAGTACAGCAAGTGAGACATGGGAATGGGTTGATCTGAAAGAggtaattttatgttatttttcatcAGTTAGAAGCCTAGAATATTCATTTTTGACTTTTTTATTCAGAATTTGTTTCTCTCTGCTTGTATGATTGATCATTGGCACAGTtgtgataaattaattttatataagtggTAAGCTTTTCTTGATGATCATGTTTAATACTGTGAAGACATCTATTTGCATCTTTTACCTTGAAAATAGGTGATTGCTCTTGTCCACTTGTTGCATTATCCTAAACAACTTTGATTACTGTTTGTTTGGAGTATTGTTGGAATCAACTGCTTCTGGTGaagtttgaaaataaatacaactGATGTGATAAGAACGTGATAGAACGATTGTCATCAAGAAAATTACTGAAACTACTTGAGcagtttaaaatataatggAATATCCAAAATCTGAGGTTGAAAGCCGTTGATAGTTTGAGGGGGCTGATGAATGATAAAGCGgcaattaaaaagttgaaggCAGATGATTGTTGCGGGGCAGgaataatcttatttttaaatatgtggCAGCAGAATATCTCTTTAAGCATCATTTGTTGACTCCAAAAATTTGAGTACctctcttttttaattaccCTGCAAGTCATAGGGCCTGTTTGTCATTCTGTTGGGTCTTAAAAGAGCAAATCTATTTTGGATTTGAttgatttgtttttaattttcttataaattgcTGTTTTTAAATCTGCTTTTTGGAAAAGCAgcaattagggttttttttttctttctcaaaaagCAGTTCacaaaaattgagaaaatgcTGTCCACGACCGCAATGCCAAATGCTCCCACTGTTGTTATTCCCCTTTTGCTATCCAATTTTCTGAGATGGAAGAGAGATGGAGAGGAGGAGCCACGACAAGTAGAAAGATTCTGAAAGAtgcttaaattatattacCTGGATATGTAGCAACTCTTCATTAACAAAGTGGTGGAAACAAATTGACTTTAAGTTGCCCAATTtgttcttttatcttttcttcttttgctatGCTCTTGTCTAATCTCATTGTTTTACATTTAGTTTGGGAATGACTTTTGGCTTCTGTTAGTTTGCTTTATCAACGTAAGACCTCCaactatttatttctttcccaggtgaaatgattttaaaaaggaaatgtTTGTGTCCTCTTTACAGATTTCTCCAGAGGATATCCAATGGGTAGATGAGGATCCAGGAATTTCTTATCGTGGTGTCCATGGTGGGCCAGGCCGTGGAATCAGGAAATCAATGAACCATGGTGGTTA
Coding sequences within:
- the LOC8280430 gene encoding protein EMSY-LIKE 1 isoform X4 produces the protein MDYELSESSGTDDDLPPSHQHSIAKGERLLGNGISALSSTYSRMRIDMESHIHQLEQEAYSAVLRAFKAQSDAISWEKEFLITELRKELRVSDDQHRELLTRVNGDEIIRRIREWRQAGGPQAPRSSAPQPVHDVAMSPSVSGSRKRQKTSQVGQPVPGLSSMKYMQYPSTGPAGNHHYVSRIYPGTLAATEPAEATISNPLIGRKVWTRWPEDNSFYEAEIIDYNPTEGLHALVYDKSTASETWEWVDLKEISPEDIQWVDEDPGISYRGVHGGPGRGIRKSMNHGGYPSLGRGRGSISRSKRDFLPAQNGCAKIVSDDIELLNTETLVQEVEKVFSLSHPDPLELEKAKKMLKEHEHALVEAIARLADASDGESGERQFLHREAMDVE
- the LOC8280430 gene encoding protein EMSY-LIKE 1 isoform X1; this translates as MDYELSESSGFLFSWSGIKWAFLFLWGTDDDLPPSHQHSIAKGERLLGNGISALSSTYSRMRIDMESHIHQLEQEAYSAVLRAFKAQSDAISWEKEFLITELRKELRVSDDQHRELLTRVNGDEIIRRIREWRQAGGPQAPRSSAPQPVHDVAMSPSVSGSRKRQKTSQVQGQPVPGLSSMKYMQYPSTGPAGNHHYVSRIYPGTLAATEPAEATISNPLIGRKVWTRWPEDNSFYEAEIIDYNPTEGLHALVYDKSTASETWEWVDLKEISPEDIQWVDEDPGISYRGVHGGPGRGIRKSMNHGGYPSLGRGRGSISRSKRDFLPAQNGCAKIVSDDIELLNTETLVQEVEKVFSLSHPDPLELEKAKKMLKEHEHALVEAIARLADASDGESGERQFLHREAMDVE
- the LOC8280430 gene encoding protein EMSY-LIKE 1 isoform X5 — its product is MLSPKTAGTDDDLPPSHQHSIAKGERLLGNGISALSSTYSRMRIDMESHIHQLEQEAYSAVLRAFKAQSDAISWEKEFLITELRKELRVSDDQHRELLTRVNGDEIIRRIREWRQAGGPQAPRSSAPQPVHDVAMSPSVSGSRKRQKTSQVQGQPVPGLSSMKYMQYPSTGPAGNHHYVSRIYPGTLAATEPAEATISNPLIGRKVWTRWPEDNSFYEAEIIDYNPTEGLHALVYDKSTASETWEWVDLKEISPEDIQWVDEDPGISYRGVHGGPGRGIRKSMNHGGYPSLGRGRGSISRSKRDFLPAQNGCAKIVSDDIELLNTETLVQEVEKVFSLSHPDPLELEKAKKMLKEHEHALVEAIARLADASDGESGERQFLHREAMDVE
- the LOC8280430 gene encoding protein EMSY-LIKE 1 isoform X6, translated to MDYELSESSGFLFSWSGIKWAFLFLWGTDDDLPPSHQHSIAKGERLLGNGISALSSTYSRMRIDMESHIHQLEQEAYSAVLRAFKAQSDAISWEKEFLITELRKELRVSDDQHRELLTRVNGDEIIRRIREWRQAGGPQAPRSSAPQPVHDVAMSPSVSGSRKRQKTSQVQGQPVPGLSSMKYMQYPSTGPAGNHHYVSRIYPGTLAATEPAEATISNPLIGRKVWTRWPEDNSFYEAEIIDYNPTEISPEDIQWVDEDPGISYRGVHGGPGRGIRKSMNHGGYPSLGRGRGSISRSKRDFLPAQNGCAKIVSDDIELLNTETLVQEVEKVFSLSHPDPLELEKAKKMLKEHEHALVEAIARLADASDGESGERQFLHREAMDVE
- the LOC8280430 gene encoding protein EMSY-LIKE 1 isoform X2 gives rise to the protein MDYELSESSGFLFSWSGIKWAFLFLWGTDDDLPPSHQHSIAKGERLLGNGISALSSTYSRMRIDMESHIHQLEQEAYSAVLRAFKAQSDAISWEKEFLITELRKELRVSDDQHRELLTRVNGDEIIRRIREWRQAGGPQAPRSSAPQPVHDVAMSPSVSGSRKRQKTSQVGQPVPGLSSMKYMQYPSTGPAGNHHYVSRIYPGTLAATEPAEATISNPLIGRKVWTRWPEDNSFYEAEIIDYNPTEGLHALVYDKSTASETWEWVDLKEISPEDIQWVDEDPGISYRGVHGGPGRGIRKSMNHGGYPSLGRGRGSISRSKRDFLPAQNGCAKIVSDDIELLNTETLVQEVEKVFSLSHPDPLELEKAKKMLKEHEHALVEAIARLADASDGESGERQFLHREAMDVE
- the LOC8280430 gene encoding protein EMSY-LIKE 1 isoform X7, which gives rise to MRIDMESHIHQLEQEAYSAVLRAFKAQSDAISWEKEFLITELRKELRVSDDQHRELLTRVNGDEIIRRIREWRQAGGPQAPRSSAPQPVHDVAMSPSVSGSRKRQKTSQVQGQPVPGLSSMKYMQYPSTGPAGNHHYVSRIYPGTLAATEPAEATISNPLIGRKVWTRWPEDNSFYEAEIIDYNPTEGLHALVYDKSTASETWEWVDLKEISPEDIQWVDEDPGISYRGVHGGPGRGIRKSMNHGGYPSLGRGRGSISRSKRDFLPAQNGCAKIVSDDIELLNTETLVQEVEKVFSLSHPDPLELEKAKKMLKEHEHALVEAIARLADASDGESGERQFLHREAMDVE
- the LOC8280430 gene encoding protein EMSY-LIKE 1 isoform X3, coding for MDYELSESSGTDDDLPPSHQHSIAKGERLLGNGISALSSTYSRMRIDMESHIHQLEQEAYSAVLRAFKAQSDAISWEKEFLITELRKELRVSDDQHRELLTRVNGDEIIRRIREWRQAGGPQAPRSSAPQPVHDVAMSPSVSGSRKRQKTSQVQGQPVPGLSSMKYMQYPSTGPAGNHHYVSRIYPGTLAATEPAEATISNPLIGRKVWTRWPEDNSFYEAEIIDYNPTEGLHALVYDKSTASETWEWVDLKEISPEDIQWVDEDPGISYRGVHGGPGRGIRKSMNHGGYPSLGRGRGSISRSKRDFLPAQNGCAKIVSDDIELLNTETLVQEVEKVFSLSHPDPLELEKAKKMLKEHEHALVEAIARLADASDGESGERQFLHREAMDVE